CGGTGCGGCAGCGCACGCCCTTCGCCCTCAAGCTCACGCCCGAGGGCCACCATGCCTGGAGCCGGGATTGGCGCGGCGCCGAAGGCACCGCCAACGCGGTGGCGGTGGGCCCCGACCGCGTCTTCGTGGCGGGCAACTTCTCCGGGCGCTTCTACTTCAAGGGCAAGCCCCACAGCTCCGACAGCGCCCACGGCTTCGTGACAGCCTTTGACGCCACGGGCAAGGAACACTGGGCGCGCTCCTTCGCGGCCACGGCCACCGCGTTGGCCACGGACGACGCGGGACAGCTCACCCTGGCCGGCGCGCATGATGGCGGCCTGGACCTGGGGCGCAGCGAAGCCCCCGCGGGCCTCTATGTGGCCCGCCTCCATCCCGAGGACGGCGCATCCCTCTGGGTCCGCGCCTTCACCAGCCCCAGCGCCACCCTGGCGCGCACGGTGGGGGTGGACATGGAGGGCCACGCCGTGGTGGCCGGCGCGTTGGCCAGGGCCCTTCCGGAAGGCACGCCCTACCCTCGCCCGCAGGATGGCTTCCTGCTGCGTTTGAGGCCTTGAGGCTCAGCGGACCCATCCGCCCTGTCGCCAACGCCAGGAGCCCCTATCAGGGCCCCTCCGCCTCCGGAGCCGCGCTTTCAGGAGCGGGCGAGGATTCCTGCTGCAGCTTCTGGAGTCGTTGTTCCCGCTCCAGTTCGTCCGCAAGGACGGCGGCATGAAGCTGCTCCGCGAACGGACAGTCCTTGATTCCAGCCTCTCTCGCGGCGCTACGAAACACTTCAGCCTTGGACGTCGGCGTGACATTGGCGATGGCGTCCCAGAACCGCTGTCCCTGAGACGTCCGAGCACGCTCTGCAGCCCACGAGGCGGCCAGGGTCAGGACATCCTCCTCCTTGATTTGAAGCTCGCGAACCTTCGAGCGCTCCACGGCGTGGCAGGCATTCTCCATGTCCCACTTGTAGAAACCACAAGCGGAGGCAAACACGGCAACAAGCCCTCCAAGGAACGGGCGGAGCATCACTCGAATGTTCATGGCCATGAAAACTATCGCAACACCCGTGTCCCCCCAATGACGAAGAGCGAAGAGGAGCCCTCCATGAGGCGCCTCCGGCGACTGCAATGAGCCCCGCGCTGGTGAACGGCCCCAATCGGACGGACTGTTTCCAGCTCGAAAGGCAATGCCACTCCCATGCGCGGCAAGACCCAGACGTGCTCAACGCTCAGCGCCCTGTTGATGGGCTTCGCCACCCCGCAGGGAAGTCCTGCGCTTGCTGCGGAGGCCCCCGTGCCGGAGCTGTCTCCCGGCATGTTGTCCGCGATGCAGCGAGACCTGCATCTGTCCGAGCGCCAGGTTCGTCAGCGTCTCACCCTCGAAGGCCGAGTGCATGCGATTGAGGGCGGGCTGCGCAAGGCCGTGAAGGAGGGCTTCGGCGGGGCTTGGATGAACCCAGATGCCACCCACCTGGTTGTCGGCATGACCCGGCCTGGGTCGCGACCCACACGAGTTGGACGCCGACCCCCTGGGTGGTGACCGATGGGGCTGGGGGGGTCGTCTCGGTGACGGGCTCGCAGGAGCGGAGCCTCAACAGCAGCGTCTGCCGCGCGGGGGCCACGACGGGTTGGCGATGTGGTGCCATCACGGCGAAAAACGTGACCGTGAATTACGATGCGGGCCCCGTTTACGGCCTGACGCGAACCACGGCCTGTGCCGACTTCGGCGACTTGGGAGGGCCCTTCCTCTCTGGAGCCGAGGCGCAGGGTGTCTCTTCAGGCGGCCGGCAAGGTTGCCCCACCCCCGCTGGAGGGTTCATCTACTTCCAGCCCATCAACCCCATCCTGATGACCTACAAGCTTTCGCTGACAACAGCCAGGAGCGGCCCACTGGGCCTCAACACCTTTTCAACGCTCCATAGCGGACTGTGCCTGGACGTCAGTGGCGCTAGCAGCAGGAGGCCCGCACGGCACGCCCCAGCTCTCACTCCTGCCCTATTCCGACGGAACCGTGCGGGCCGCCTGCTGCGCACGCCGGTAGCCGCCCGGCCCGACGCCATGCCAGCGCTTGAAGGCCTTGTTGAACGCCACGGCGCTGACGTAGCCCACGCGCTCGGCCACCTGGGGAAGGCTGTCATCCGTCTCGCGCAGCCACTGCGCGGCCTTCGTCATCCGCCACCGCGCGAGGTACTGGAGCGGTGGCTCGCCGACGAGTTGGTGGAACCGCGCCGCGAACCCCGAACGGGACACGCCCACGGAGGCCGCCAGCCGCTCCACCGTCCACGGCTCGCTCAGGCGCCCATGCATCAACCCGAGCGCCGCGCCAATGGCGGGGTCCGCCAGGGCCTGCAAGCCCGCGCCTTCCGTGACGGTGGCAGCGGCGCGCGCACGGAACGCCTGGACCAACAGCACATCCGCGAGCCGCCCCAACACCAGCGCGCTGCCCTGCCTGCGTGCCGCGCTCTCCTCGGCGATGAGCTGCACCGTCGAGGACAGTGACGCGGCCACCTCCGGCTCCCGCGCGGAGAGATGGATGGCCGAAGGGAACGTGGACAACAACGGGCTCTGGAGTCCCGCGCTGAACCGGAAGCAGCCCGTGATGAGCGTGCTGACCTGTCCGCCGCCACCGAGCCGCCTGGGCGCCAACACCGGGCCTCGCAGCGCCTCGGCGGAGATGAAGTCCTGGGCCGCGGGCGTCCGTCGTCCGCCATCATCCAGCACGTGCCCCGAGCCCCGAGGCACCAGCACCACATCGCCCGCGGACAGGTGGAACGGACGCTCCACACCGTCCACCCGGAGCCGCGCCTGCCCGTGGGCCAGCACGTAGAACATCGCGCTCTCCTTCTTCGGCAACCGCATGGCCCACGGCGCCCCCAGCTCGAAGCGGCCAAAGAGCAGCGTGGTGAAGCGCATCGTCTCCAGGACCTCGGAGACGACGTCCGCCTGGCGGGCCGCCGCGTTTGGACGCTTGGACAAGAGAGATGGACGCGGTGGCATTGAGAATCCATAGCGCCGACGACACCCTTCGTCCATCACCACCCTGGAGCACGACATGAATCCAGCCACACCTGCTCGCGACGCGGGCGCGCTGATGGACGCCCACCTGGAATGGATTGCCACGGACATCGAACGCTGGCTCGGCCTCTTCGCCGAGGACGCCATCGTCGAGTTCCCCTATGCCCCCTCCATCGACATGCCAGACCGCCTGCTCGGCAAGGAGGCCATCCGCCAATACTTCGCGGAGACACCGAAGCACTTCCTGGGGCTCGTCTTCTCGGACGTCCGCCGCCACCCGATGGCCAGCCCGGACGTGGCCATCACAGAGGTGCATGGCTCCGCGACCATCGCCGCCACGGGCAGGCGGTACGAGCAGGACTACATCATGGTCCTGAAGGCGAAGGACGGACGCATCATCCACTACCGTGAATACTGGGACCCCATCCGGGGGCTTCAGGCCTTCGGCGGCACGGAGAATCTCCAGCGCCTGGTGAACCCGTCATGACGGCGCCACAAGGACAGACGGGCGCACGCGCCCTCGTCATCGGGGCCGCGGGCAACACGGGACGGCACATCGTCTCGCGGCTCACGGAGCTGGGCATCCCCGTTCGCGCGGCGACACGCCAGGGCAAGCCGACAGGACATCCGCTCGCCGACGCCGTGCGCTTCGATTGGGCGGAGGCGACTGGCCATGACGCGGCGTTGGAGGGCGTGGACCGCATGTATCTGATTGCCCCGGCCACGGACGCGGACCCCGCCGCGCTCATGCTGCCTTTCGTCGAGCGCGCGCGGGCCCACGGCGTCCGCCGCGCCGTCCTCCTCAGCGCCGCCGTCGTCGCCGAGGGCACACCCGGGCTCGGGGTGGTGCATCAGGCGCTGCGTGAGCGCATGCCGGAGTGGGCGGTGCTCCAGCCGTCGTGGTTCATGCAGAACTTCGTCAATCCAGGCCATCACCTGGGCGCTGCCATCTTGAAGGACGGGCGGATGGTCACGGCGACGGGAAAAGGCCGCGTGGGCTTCGTGGATGCCCGGGACATCGCGGAGGTCGCCGTGCGGGCACTCACCGACGCGCGGGCCCATGACACCGCGCACGTCATCACGGGGCCGCGGGCCCTGGGGTACGACGACATCGCGGACATCCTCACCCGCGTCACGGGACGCCCGGTGCGACATCACGCCGTGAGCACGGATGAGGCCCAGCGCTTCATGGAGGCCTCGGGCATCCCCGCGTCCTACGCCCGGTTCCTCGCCCAACTCGAGGATGCGATACGCAAGGGCGTGGAGGACCGCGTGACAGACACGGTGTCACGTGTGACGGGGCGCGAACCACGTGCCTTCGAGGCCTTCGCGCGCGCCCACGCCGAATCCCTCACCGCGTGAGCAGCACGGCCCTGCTGTCCACGTTGAGGACCTGAACGCCGGATGGCAGGGACACCAGCGGCGTCTCCCAGTGGGCATGACCGCACACCACCAGCAATTCGCCCTGGGCCGGCAGCGCTTCGCGGATGGACGCGCTGCCGCGCCGACCCATCGCGGGGGCATCCGGCCCCTGGTGGAGCACCAGCAGCTCCGGAGCCTGACGCAGTACCTGGGCGACGCGCTGGAGAAAGTCCTCCTCGTCGCGTCGGCCCGGCCGTTCCGGAC
This genomic window from Myxococcus hansupus contains:
- a CDS encoding AraC family transcriptional regulator, with the protein product MSKRPNAAARQADVVSEVLETMRFTTLLFGRFELGAPWAMRLPKKESAMFYVLAHGQARLRVDGVERPFHLSAGDVVLVPRGSGHVLDDGGRRTPAAQDFISAEALRGPVLAPRRLGGGGQVSTLITGCFRFSAGLQSPLLSTFPSAIHLSAREPEVAASLSSTVQLIAEESAARRQGSALVLGRLADVLLVQAFRARAAATVTEGAGLQALADPAIGAALGLMHGRLSEPWTVERLAASVGVSRSGFAARFHQLVGEPPLQYLARWRMTKAAQWLRETDDSLPQVAERVGYVSAVAFNKAFKRWHGVGPGGYRRAQQAARTVPSE
- a CDS encoding nuclear transport factor 2 family protein translates to MNPATPARDAGALMDAHLEWIATDIERWLGLFAEDAIVEFPYAPSIDMPDRLLGKEAIRQYFAETPKHFLGLVFSDVRRHPMASPDVAITEVHGSATIAATGRRYEQDYIMVLKAKDGRIIHYREYWDPIRGLQAFGGTENLQRLVNPS
- a CDS encoding NAD(P)H-binding protein, which translates into the protein MTAPQGQTGARALVIGAAGNTGRHIVSRLTELGIPVRAATRQGKPTGHPLADAVRFDWAEATGHDAALEGVDRMYLIAPATDADPAALMLPFVERARAHGVRRAVLLSAAVVAEGTPGLGVVHQALRERMPEWAVLQPSWFMQNFVNPGHHLGAAILKDGRMVTATGKGRVGFVDARDIAEVAVRALTDARAHDTAHVITGPRALGYDDIADILTRVTGRPVRHHAVSTDEAQRFMEASGIPASYARFLAQLEDAIRKGVEDRVTDTVSRVTGREPRAFEAFARAHAESLTA